TTTAGAATCTGCAAAAAAAGAGGCAGCACAGGCGGTTTTAATGCAACAAAATATGGAATCTAAAATTTTAAATTCCAATTTGACAGAGCAAAATATTACGCAAGATTCTATACAAGATCATGCAAAAACCCTGTTTGCGCTTTTAGGTAAAAAGATTTCTGCGCATAATTATGATTTGGGTGAGATTTTTGCTAGTGATGTGCGTTTTGTGAGTTTTGAAGATTCTGTGCTAACTTGGGAAACGCTTGCTGTGGGTAAGAATAGGGAGCGGTTAATTGGCGCATATAGTATTATTAAAAATTATGTGCTAGAAGTTTTTGGAATGCAAACGCAAATTAAAAATATTAGCAAACCGCGCGAAGAAATAAAAGAAGTTGCACAAATACAGAATATGGAATCTAAAACGCCACAAAATGTGGAATCCAAAAATTTAGATTCCACATTAACGCCACAAGAGAAAATTCAAAGAGAAGTAACGCAGGCTTTGCAATCTCCGCTTTTACAGAGCGCACAAGAGTTACTAGAGATTAAGCAAGTCAAAGTGCGTCCGCTAAATTCCGTGGAAATCTAAGGTGCATAATGGAGTTAGTTTTAGCGCAAAATGAGATTCCGCAATTGTTAAAAGTGTTAGAGTTGTCCAAAAATCGTGGAATCTATTTACTTAGCGGAAATTTGGCAAGCGGCAAAACAACACTTGTAAAAGCAATGGTAGAAGCACTTGGGGTAGAAGAAAATGTAACCTCGCCCACTTATTTAACAGCTTTAGAATATGGAGAGAGTATATATCATTATGATATTTATCAAAAGGACTTAAATACGCTCTTTGCGCTAGGCTTTTTAGAAGAGCTTGAAAAAGAAGGTTGGCATTTTATAGAGTGGGGTGATGAAAATTTGGCTAAAATTTTAAAAAATATTGGCTTGCCTTTTTGGCACATTTTGATAACACAAGAAGG
The Helicobacter winghamensis ATCC BAA-430 DNA segment above includes these coding regions:
- the tsaE gene encoding tRNA (adenosine(37)-N6)-threonylcarbamoyltransferase complex ATPase subunit type 1 TsaE — its product is MELVLAQNEIPQLLKVLELSKNRGIYLLSGNLASGKTTLVKAMVEALGVEENVTSPTYLTALEYGESIYHYDIYQKDLNTLFALGFLEELEKEGWHFIEWGDENLAKILKNIGLPFWHILITQEGNKRKYSIRGI